In Ectothiorhodospiraceae bacterium 2226, a single window of DNA contains:
- a CDS encoding urea carboxylase-associated family protein: protein MNSQTTGEALYSELVPGGRAWSMVIKRGYSLRLVDAEGGANVSMLLFNPHNLIERYNMADVLKAQHTFKLTRGHMLYSDMGRVMLSIIEDSCGWHESVGGVSDAALVQQKWGEADYQQARNAFYRNGRDLFLIELAKWGLGKQDLVPNLNWFSKVFVDALGNLQFDPNNSRPGAAVTLRAEMDTLVVLNTAQHPRDPAPDYLPRPVRLEIARAAPVAEDDYCRRLRPENERAFQNTAIYHCQG, encoded by the coding sequence ATGAACTCGCAGACTACAGGAGAGGCGCTCTACAGCGAACTCGTGCCCGGCGGCCGTGCCTGGTCGATGGTCATCAAGCGCGGCTACAGCTTGCGCCTCGTCGACGCCGAAGGCGGCGCCAACGTCAGCATGCTGCTGTTCAATCCGCACAACCTGATCGAGCGCTACAACATGGCCGACGTGCTCAAGGCGCAGCACACCTTCAAGCTGACGCGCGGCCACATGCTGTACTCGGACATGGGGCGCGTCATGCTCTCGATCATCGAAGACAGCTGCGGTTGGCACGAGAGCGTGGGGGGCGTATCCGACGCGGCGCTGGTGCAACAGAAATGGGGCGAGGCCGACTACCAGCAGGCGCGCAACGCGTTCTACCGCAACGGTCGCGACCTGTTCCTGATCGAGCTCGCCAAATGGGGGCTCGGCAAACAGGATCTCGTGCCGAATCTCAATTGGTTCAGCAAGGTGTTCGTCGACGCGTTGGGCAACCTGCAGTTCGATCCGAACAATTCGCGCCCCGGCGCCGCGGTGACCTTGCGCGCGGAGATGGACACCCTGGTCGTGCTGAACACCGCCCAGCACCCGCGCGACCCCGCGCCGGATTACCTGCCCCGCCCGGTGCGCCTGGAGATCGCCCGCGCGGCGCCGGTGGCCGAAGACGACTACTGCCGTCGCCTGCGCCCGGAGAACGAACGGGCCTTCCAGAACACCGCCATTTACCACTGCCAAGGGTGA
- a CDS encoding urea carboxylase-associated family protein, which yields MSGPNIIKSRRNIEDAVYREVVPGGDPWMKALKKGQTLRILDLEGNQAVDTLFFNLADPKERYSAIDTINAQGNVYLSTGTRLMSNEGRVMLTITADTCGRHDTLGGACAAESNQVRYGLDKKFMHSCRDNFLSIIAEHDDCGITKRDLSSNINFFMNVPVTPDGGLSFEDGISGAGKYVEMRAEMDVQVLVSNCPQLNNPCNAYNPTPVEMIIWD from the coding sequence ATGAGCGGACCGAACATCATCAAGAGCCGACGCAATATCGAGGATGCGGTGTATCGGGAGGTGGTGCCCGGCGGCGACCCGTGGATGAAGGCGTTGAAGAAGGGCCAGACCCTGCGCATCCTCGATCTGGAGGGTAACCAAGCGGTCGATACCCTGTTCTTCAATCTGGCCGATCCGAAGGAACGCTACAGCGCCATCGACACGATCAACGCCCAGGGCAACGTCTACCTGAGCACCGGCACGCGGTTGATGTCGAACGAAGGGCGCGTGATGCTGACCATCACCGCCGATACCTGCGGTCGCCACGACACCCTGGGCGGCGCCTGCGCCGCCGAGTCGAATCAGGTGCGCTACGGCCTCGACAAGAAATTCATGCACAGCTGCCGGGACAATTTCCTCAGCATCATCGCCGAGCACGACGACTGTGGCATCACCAAACGCGACCTGAGCAGCAACATCAATTTCTTCATGAACGTACCGGTGACGCCGGACGGCGGCCTGAGCTTCGAGGACGGCATCTCCGGGGCCGGCAAGTACGTGGAGATGCGCGCCGAGATGGACGTGCAGGTGTTGGTGTCCAACTGCCCGCAATTGAACAACCCCTGCAACGCCTATAACCCGACGCCGGTGGAGATGATCATCTGGGATTGA
- a CDS encoding ABC transporter ATP-binding protein yields the protein MSAITLKHVWKEYGDQVVLENINLNVKKGEFVTIVGASGCGKTTFLRMLLGEEQPTRGEMLLDGAPLPAEPGPDRGVVFQKYSVMPHLTALGNVMLGAELEGSPLFGRLFGRRRREARARAMEMLEAVGLAQAADKYPAELSGGMQQRLAIAQALMKNPKVLLLDEPFGALDPGIRKDMHALILELWQRTGLTIFMITHDLKEGFYLGTRLLVFDKLRDDPHAPGAYGAQITHDIPLGHTEHALYRNIRTAVGLPPEPDADHPGGLAACVIPRSKK from the coding sequence ATGAGCGCGATCACCCTCAAGCACGTGTGGAAGGAGTACGGCGATCAGGTGGTGCTGGAGAACATCAACCTGAACGTCAAGAAGGGCGAGTTCGTCACTATCGTCGGCGCCTCGGGCTGCGGCAAAACCACCTTCCTGCGCATGCTGCTCGGCGAGGAACAGCCCACCCGCGGGGAGATGCTGCTCGACGGTGCGCCGCTGCCGGCCGAGCCCGGCCCGGACCGCGGCGTGGTGTTTCAGAAGTATTCGGTCATGCCGCACCTGACGGCACTCGGCAACGTCATGCTGGGCGCCGAGCTGGAGGGCTCGCCGCTGTTCGGCCGCTTGTTCGGCCGCCGCCGCCGCGAGGCGCGCGCGCGGGCCATGGAGATGCTGGAGGCGGTGGGGCTGGCGCAGGCCGCGGACAAGTATCCGGCCGAGCTGTCCGGCGGTATGCAGCAGCGCCTGGCGATCGCGCAGGCGCTGATGAAAAACCCGAAGGTGTTGCTGCTCGATGAGCCGTTCGGCGCGCTCGACCCCGGGATTCGCAAAGACATGCACGCGCTGATCCTGGAGCTATGGCAGCGCACCGGCCTCACCATCTTCATGATCACCCACGATCTGAAGGAAGGCTTTTACCTCGGCACCCGGTTGCTGGTGTTCGACAAGCTGCGTGACGATCCCCACGCGCCGGGGGCCTACGGCGCGCAGATCACCCACGACATTCCGCTCGGGCACACCGAGCACGCGCTGTACCGGAACATCCGCACTGCCGTGGGCCTGCCGCCGGAGCCCGATGCCGATCATCCCGGCGGCCTGGCCGCCTGCGTCATACCAAGGAGCAAGAAATGA
- a CDS encoding ABC transporter permease subunit has product MKRLINRHPTRPLSLALGLLPFVLVLLVYLSASTARLAENPDDRLLPSLSAMGESFHRLATVENRRTGDIVLWVDTQASLSRLGLGVLISALLGLAVGVATGLIPFVRRTFSPFVAVVSMIPPLAVLPIVFIAFGVGELSKVVLIVLGIAPFIMRDIQQRVEELPREQLTKAQTLGASTWQIGLRVVLPQVLPRLLDAVRLSLGAAWLFLIAAEAIAATEGLGYRIFLVRRYLDMETILPYVMWISLLAVLLDLTLRLATRMLFPWYRGGRS; this is encoded by the coding sequence ATGAAGCGCTTGATCAATCGCCACCCGACGCGGCCGCTGAGCCTCGCTCTCGGTCTGTTGCCCTTCGTGCTGGTGCTGCTGGTCTACCTGAGTGCCTCGACGGCGCGCCTGGCCGAGAACCCCGACGATCGCCTGCTGCCCTCGCTGAGCGCGATGGGGGAGTCCTTTCATCGCCTGGCAACGGTGGAGAACCGACGCACGGGTGACATCGTGCTGTGGGTCGACACGCAGGCGAGCCTGTCCCGCCTGGGCCTCGGGGTGCTGATCAGCGCGCTGCTCGGCCTGGCGGTCGGCGTCGCGACCGGGCTGATTCCGTTCGTTCGGCGGACCTTCTCTCCCTTCGTGGCGGTGGTCTCCATGATCCCTCCGCTCGCGGTGCTGCCCATCGTGTTCATCGCCTTCGGGGTGGGGGAGCTGTCGAAGGTGGTGCTGATCGTGCTCGGCATCGCGCCCTTCATCATGCGTGACATTCAGCAGCGGGTGGAGGAGCTGCCCCGGGAACAGCTCACCAAGGCGCAGACGCTCGGCGCGTCGACTTGGCAGATCGGTTTGCGCGTGGTGCTGCCCCAGGTGCTGCCGCGGCTGCTCGACGCGGTTCGGCTGTCGCTGGGGGCGGCGTGGCTGTTCCTGATCGCCGCCGAGGCCATCGCCGCGACCGAGGGGCTCGGTTACCGCATCTTCCTGGTGCGCCGCTACCTCGACATGGAGACGATCCTGCCCTACGTGATGTGGATCAGCCTGCTGGCCGTCCTGCTCGACCTCACCCTGCGGCTCGCCACGCGCATGCTCTTTCCCTGGTATCGCGGGGGGCGGTCCTGA